One stretch of Penaeus chinensis breed Huanghai No. 1 chromosome 27, ASM1920278v2, whole genome shotgun sequence DNA includes these proteins:
- the LOC125039767 gene encoding 3-hydroxyacyl-CoA dehydrogenase type-2-like, whose translation MLKGVVSLVTGGASGLGRATVERIVREGGRAVICDLPTSQGAKVASDLGDSAIFAPTDVSSAEDVEKALAMCQDKFGRLDVAVNCAGIGIAVKTYNPKKKLPHSLDDFMRVQRINLGGSFNVIRLSCGVMAENEPNADGQRGVIVNTASVAAFDGQIGQAAYSASKGAIVGMTLPIARDLAPMGIRVCTIAPGLFKTPLLMALPEKVQNFLATTVPFPKRLGDPDEYAQMVQAIITNPMMNGETVRVDGAIRMQP comes from the exons GGTGTAGTGTCACTTGTCACCGGGGGAGCATCTGGCCTCGGAAGGGCAACTGTGGAGAGAATTGTTAGAGAAGGTGGACGTGCTGTCATCTGTGATCTTCCCACCTCCCAGGGTGCCAAAGTAGCCAGTGATTTAGGTGACAGTGCCATTTTTGCCCCCACTGAT GTATCATCAGCAGAGGATGTAGAGAAAGCCCTTGCCATGTGCCAAGACAAATTTGGCAGGCTGGATGTGGCTGTCAACTGTGCTGGCATTGGCATTGCTGTGAAGACCTACAACCCAAAGAAGAAATTGCCTCATTCTCTGGATGACTTTATGCGTGTTCAAAGG ATCAATTTGGGTGGCTCTTTCAATGTGATCCGCCTGTCCTGTGGAGTGATGGCAGAGAATGAACCAAATGCCGATGGGCAGAGAGGAGTAATTGTGAATACGGCAAGTGTTGCGGCATTTGATGGGCAGATCGGTCAAGCTGCCTATTCTGCTAGCAAAGGAGCCATTGTAGGCATGACACTCCCTATTGCGAGGGATCTGGCACCTATGGGGATCAGAGTGTGCACTATTGCACCAG GATTATTCAAGACCCCGTTGCTGATGGCTCTCCCTGAGAAAGTGCAGAATTTCTTGGCCACGACGGTGCCCTTCCCCAAGAGACTAGGGGACCCAGATGAATATGCGCAGATGGTTCAGGCCATCATCACAAACCCAATGATGAACGGAGAAACTGTGCGAGTGGATGGAGCCATTCGTATGCAGCCTTAA